In one window of Gossypium hirsutum isolate 1008001.06 chromosome A01, Gossypium_hirsutum_v2.1, whole genome shotgun sequence DNA:
- the LOC107940877 gene encoding polygalacturonase 1 beta-like protein 3, which translates to MLNLWNLLFLSFVHFSSFSVTLGGVSGNPFTPKSSFIRYWNKELHKEIPNTHFLLSKVSPLTAVDSASFSKLAAHNNLASRLPSFCSSAKLFCFPDLSPSLEKHSKDVNFAVYLDRNFTNYDSDRLAGLDSFKNYSENDNVVIDSFRRYSRDSAGHKDQFSNYASASNVVDQSFNTYGGDATGGSENFNNYNHEVNVPNLRFTSYSDDSNGHGQTFTHYTEETNAGQQSFSNYGKNGNGVPNDFTSYGKDSNVMGSDFSGYGKTANGAKDTFTSYAFDSNNPVNGFKSYGDGGNAAVDSFSSYRDQSNVGDSSFQSYAKSSNGAKVDFDNYGQSFNEGTEKFTGYGQGADGQSIGFKIYGRNTTFKDYTKKGVTFSRYSNESSTTLGKVVISKWVEPGKFFREKMLKRGMVIPMPDIKDKMPARSFLPRTILSKIPFSSSEIDQLKWIFHAGDNSTLGTIMLDALKECERLPSPGETKRCVGSAEDMVDFATSVLGRNVEVRTTQNVNGSKKNIMIGSVGKIDGGKVTKSVSCHQSLYPYLLYYCHSVPKVRVYEADILDPDSMEKINHGVAICHLDTSSWSSGHGAFLALGSGPGRIEVCHWIFENDMTWTIADS; encoded by the exons ATGCTTAATCTATGGAATCTTCTCTTCCTCTCCTTTGTTCATTTCTCATCATTCAGT GTTACTTTGGGTGGGGTGTCGGGAAACCCATTTACTCCAAAATCCTCCTTCATTCGCTATTGGAACAAAGAGCTCCACAAGGAAATCCCCAACACCCATTTTTTACTCTCTAAAGTTTCACCATTAACTGCCGTCGACTCCGCCAGTTTCTCGAAACTCGCCGCCCACAACAACCTCGCTTCTCGTCTTCCTTCCTTTTGTTCCTCCGCTAAACTCTTTTGCTTCCCCGACTTATCGCCCAGTCTCGAGAAACATTCCAAAGACGTTAACTTCGCCGTCTACCTCGACAGGAACTTCACTAATTACGACTCCGATCGACTCGCTGGACTCGACTCCTTCAAGAACTACTCTGAAAACGACAacgttgtcattgactcttttcgTCGCTACAGCCGGGACTCCGCGGGTCACAAGGACCAATTCTCCAATTACGCCAGTGCATCAAATGTCGTCGACCAGAGCTTCAACACCTACGGCGGAGACGCCACTGGTGGTTCCGAGAACTTCAACAACTACAACCACGAAGTCAACGTCCCTAACCTCCGATTCACTTCGTATTCGGATGATTCTAACGGGCATGGGCAGACATTCACGCACTACACAGAGGAGACCAACGCCGGGCAGCAGTCATTTTCAAATTACGGGAAAAACGGTAATGGCGTCCCTAACGACTTTACAAGTTACGGTAAAGATTCGAATGTGATGGGGTCGGACTTTTCTGGCTATGGAAAAACGGCGAATGGAGCTAAAGATACTTTCACTTCTTATGCATTCGATTCCAATAATCCTGTAAATGGTTTCAAGAGTTATGGAGACGGTGGCAATGCGGCTGTTGACAGTTTCTCAAGTTACCGGGACCAGTCCAATGTGGGTGACAGCTCTTTCCAATCTTATGCTAAAAGTTCTAACGGAGCGAAAGTTGATTTCGACAACTATGGCCAATCTTTCAACGAAGGAACCGAAAAATTCACTGGATATGGGCAAGGAGCCGATGGGCAGTCCATAGGATTCAAGATCTATGGAAGAAACACCACTTTCAAGGATTATACAAAGAAGGGTGTCACTTTCAGTAGATACAGCAATGAGAGTTCAACAACTTTAGGTAAAGTTGTGATAAGTAAGTGGGTGGAGCCGGGTAAGTTCTTCCGGGAAAAGATGTTGAAGCGAGGAATGGTGATTCCAATGCCGGACATTAAGGATAAGATGCCGGCGAGGTCGTTTTTGCCACGGACTATCCTTTCCAAAATACCCTTTTCGTCTTCCGAGATTGACCAACTGAAATGGATATTCCACGCAGGGGACAACTCCACACTGGGGACCATAATGCTGGATGCTTTAAAAGAGTGCGAGCGACTGCCGAGCCCGGGCGAGACGAAGCGCTGCGTGGGCTCGGCCGAGGACATGGTCGACTTCGCCACCTCTGTTCTGGGGCGGAACGTGGAGGTTCGTACCACCCAAAACGTTAATGGGTCAAAGAAGAATATAATGATAGGAAGTGTTGGAAAAATCGATGGTGGGAAAGTGACTAAATCGGTTTCGTGTCACCAGAGTTTGTACCCGTATTTACTTTACTATTGTCACTCGGTTCCCAAGGTCCGGGTCTATGAAGCTGATATTCTGGATCCGGATTCAATGGAGAAGATTAACCATGGTGTTGCCATCTGTCACTTGGACACATCTAGTTGGAGTTCGGGTCATGGAGCTTTCTTGGCTTTAGGTTCAGGTCCGGGTCGAATAGAAGTTTGTCATTGGATATTTGAGAATGATATGACATGGACAATAGCCGATTCCTGA